ATCCATTGGCCTAAGGTTTCAGAATGCTGAGACATTCTGCAGCTTAGTAATGTCTGTTCTTTCCGAAGCAGATAATATACTTCGGGGACTTTTGGGGCTATCATCCTTCAGTTACAAGAAAGAAGCAGTACTAGAACTGAAGGATACCCCACAATGGGTTAATGTGAAACCTCTCATCAAATCATACTTGAGAAGTACATTATCTCTGTTGGATCAGGTTACTGATTCAGAAATTCTGGCTTTCGCTTTGACTCGGCTCAGGGATTCTTTACCATTCTTTGATGCTTTTCCATATCTCTTGCAGAGGCTTATTAAGGTACGTTATCTTTAGCACGTGATTTGTGTGAAGAGTCTTCTACATCACATGCGATTTGATGGCATCTTATGCATATGCATGCCAGATTGACTATTAAAATTGTTgaagcattttttttaaattaaaaattgatctAATCAGTGTATGCATTACTTGAGTTCATACACTTGCTGATAAGCTACTAAGTAGTACTAGTGGAATTGCTAGTTTTgctgtattattttattataaacttttttttttgcttctgtTTATCCCATATATGATGTATGCTTTTGTGAATCAGATAAACAATATGTTTAGCTGTAATTTTCATGCATATACTTTTACCTCTTAGTGAATTCCTATAATATGTCATGTGATAGTTGTTGCCCTAGCTGAACATTGAACTGATATAAGTTGTATATTCTTGAAATGCGTATTTTTGATATTCACCTGCATTGCATTTTATTGAGCATAGCTCCAATGTTGACAATTGATGCGAAACGTAACATGGTCGTATGTAATAAGATCAACCTAAGTAGGTTGCGGTCGAATCCACCAGGAATATAGAGAACTTTCAGAGATTACTATTTCATGAATCTCAATTCTACCATTGCGGTTTCTAGAGAGTTtcgtatgtaattattttactaCTAAAGTCGTACCTCATAGAACTATTCCCcacattaaaaaatcatatgatTTGCAATTTCAAGTTATGTTAACtgttaaattaggtcttagacctaactcacaccccaaaaacttagctcaaagagagaaggattgcccaagccttataaggagtccatcccatctcattaaccaccgatgtgagacttttgtcattctttaacaccccacctcacgcccagtgcttagcatctgaTGCGTgggcaattttgatttttgggaTCCCATCATCGGGTGAGATGagccctgctctgataccatgataaATAAGGTCTTAGGCCCAACTCACAGCCCAAAAGTttgctcaaagggaggaggattgtccaagtcTTATAAGGAGTTCACCCATCTCATTATTCACTAActtgggacttttgtcattctttaacattaACATTGTGAATCTTCCCTGATCTGTGATGCTAATACTACCTTTATGTAGCTGAATATATGGTGATCCCTTTATTCATCTTGACCTTTATGTTGAAACAGACGACAATACATTTGTGGGCTACAGGTGGTGGGATGctatcatcatcatcttttTCGATATTACTGGATGTGGCCTCTCTATTTACAACTGATTGGTTTGACAATTGCTTAGCAAAAGCTTTTGTGGCTTATCTTGCTCAGTCGAGAGCTACGGATATTGTCAATAACAAGCATTTGCAGTTCTTAAGAAATTCCTTAGTTGACTTATGCTCCCTAGATGTTCAAAAATCATTGTCTAAAGCCACCGTGTCTGTCCGTCAGCTTGCAAAAGTATTACAGTGGGGTTTGCGTACAAAGAAAAAGGTATCTAAAATTGCCCTGTGATTTTAACGATTAAGTTTGAATATGTTTGCTAAAAGTAGCTTATTGACTAATTTTAATCATCCTGTGGTGCAGGAAGCTCTTCAAAGGATCTGCAGTTGGGAGTATGCCAATTGTATAAATCTCTGGGTTGGTTTTATAGCACGCAATGTACGGGATTATGATCTTCAGGCCTTTTTCTTCACTATGGTTCAACTTATAAATGGAGTGGTGCGCCTGTTTCCTGGACCGAGATATTTCCCTTTAAGACTCAATTGCATTCAATGGCTTAATGATCTGTCTAATTCTACTGGAGTTTTCATCCCTATTGCTTCATTTGTATTGGATGTTTTGGAATATAAAACAGTCGGAGAGCGTGGAAAACCTGGACCTGCTCTCTTCTTTCAGTCTGTTCTAAAGGTTGGTTGATGTTAGGATTAACTTGACAATCTTGCAAATGAATTTTCTCTATGTATTTCTGTCACCATTTAAAATTGCAAATGAACATACTGCAGTTGCCAAAGAGTTGCTTGAAGTCTCAGACATTCCAAGATGAATGCATTACATCTGCAATTGAACAACTATCATCACACTTTTTACAATGGAGCTACCACATTTCTTTCCCTGATCTAGCAACTGTTCCACTCATCCGTCTGAAAAAGTTTAATGAGTCAAAGACAAAAGAAAGTCAATGTCGTGTGGTAAAACATTTGATTGAGCAGGTACACAACCTAGTATAGCCATTTCCATTTAAAAACATGCATGTGGATGCCGtaattgttaaattaaaaatatgctGGAGATGCAGCTTTAAACAGGATTTGCACCAAGTACCCAGCTGAAGGTCAATTATGTGTCGGAATTAATGAAAGCTCAAAGGCATCTCATGCAACCATCTTACTCTCATTTTACAGCACTTGTTTGAGATGACACATATTCAACATTTGCTTGACAGGGTTCCTTTGGTTCAAAAGTAGATTAAAATAATGAGTGTTGGACTATCGGTGCAAGTATAGAGGAGGATAGCTTTGTGTTGTCCTTTACATAAGTATGAAAATAGAATATTCTTAGTTAATGTGCACGCGATCATTCTCATGTATTAAATTGTTAGGACTTGAAGTACATGGGAGATGATGATTTGGAAATCATAGAGTTCCTTTCCTTTGTCTGATAATTTAGTTTGTGTATTACATAGTGGAATGTTTCTTTTCATTATCTGGGATTGGACAAAGTTGTGCTTGTGCCTTGTGGCTAGGAAGGAAAAGATAAGCTTAGACAGATGCCAATTCAGTTTACTTTGTGGATACCTTTTGTTCCTGTTTCTATTTAATATTCATGTGTTCAGAAGCAGTTTATATCCTAACGTCTCTCTCTTCCTCACATTCCACCCCTTCTGTCATTGAGGCTTCTTTTAGTTTTCCTAGTTAGGATGGGCAAGGTATACTGGCTAAATAGTCGACACCGGTAAATAAGACAAGACCAAGATCCAAGCTATCAAATTTCTCAATAATATCTTTTCTTCTTACCATCAGTTGCTTTTCTTGTCTCGTTCTGAGCGCTTTCTTTTGCCTCTGCAGGTGGAGAAAAATGTTGATTCTGtgcaaaagaaaagaaatgaggtTGCCTTTTCACCAAATGATCATCAATCTGTTGAAACATTCCTTCAGGTAGCACATTTCTTATCAACTAGAAACAGATATCTTTCATACtggagaaatataatttatttaatttaaatatatgttctacCTGCAGTTTGAGAAGTCCAGTCTCAGTTCTCCATTTACTCAGTACTGCAGAAGTGTACTTGACAAGGCTGATCTGAGGGGCTCACATAAGAACGAAAAGATTAGGTACTGTGATACTGCTGCAGTttggtttaatttcttttagTAGTCTAATGTCTGGGTGATTTTTGCGGTTTATTTACTGTGAGGACTGGTAATAATGCTGTGGAACAACGGATGGCTACAGGGTATGGTTCATAGTTAATGCCTCCCTCTCCCTGGGTCATGTGGGTGAGATATTCTGTCCGGGGTTCCTCTGGACCTTTTCCATGGAGTCCCATTATACATATCTGTCATTAACATTGCCAGTTTATGTGGTGTGTGTGGGGGGGAGGGGTATAATTTATGAGCTGAACGAGTCACCGACCATGTCTTGTTATCAGTCATCCTCTGAACATTTTGTTCAAGCAGCCAGATGCAATGTTCCAGACATAGCAGCAGTGTTGAGTGTTATCTGGACTCAAGTTGCAATTATTATTGTGATGTTGGTAGTTATGGTTTAGATTGTGCTCATGGTAACTTTTTGTTTCAACTTCAAACATCAATGTGTTTTAGTTTTACATCAAGCTAAGAATGTTTGCAGTGCTACTTGTGTCTTACTAATTGTGTAAATTCTACTGCAGTTTGCCAACACGAGATAAATCAAAGCGTAAAAGAGATGACAGTTCGATTAACGTTTTTGGCCACAAGGATGTGGATACTGTTAATGGATCAAAGAAGCGGGTCAAAAGATGAGCTCCGAAAGCATAATTGTCGTaccatttttttgtttg
This DNA window, taken from Solanum lycopersicum chromosome 5, SLM_r2.1, encodes the following:
- the LOC101252877 gene encoding protein REBELOTE isoform X1, with protein sequence MGKLGKKARKFAKKNLPSVLRDRRKKKALFKKRYSSKNVQSNVEDQAKVIDHSNERNTEVEAFEDLPLEAPFMENDCDGVVDSSDSDGYLSEDISYENGTESEPEKLLEGDKCTSELMMQNIKIQENLAVQKRKLERLKRKDPSFSKFLEKHKDIEAMQNGVVFSDEDEMSNHGRDSATEDNQGKDEGRVLTVSAISSWCRLIKEEHKEEVFVCLLNAYRAACHYGAESIGLRFQNAETFCSLVMSVLSEADNILRGLLGLSSFSYKKEAVLELKDTPQWVNVKPLIKSYLRSTLSLLDQVTDSEILAFALTRLRDSLPFFDAFPYLLQRLIKTTIHLWATGGGMLSSSSFSILLDVASLFTTDWFDNCLAKAFVAYLAQSRATDIVNNKHLQFLRNSLVDLCSLDVQKSLSKATVSVRQLAKVLQWGLRTKKKEALQRICSWEYANCINLWVGFIARNVRDYDLQAFFFTMVQLINGVVRLFPGPRYFPLRLNCIQWLNDLSNSTGVFIPIASFVLDVLEYKTVGERGKPGPALFFQSVLKLPKSCLKSQTFQDECITSAIEQLSSHFLQWSYHISFPDLATVPLIRLKKFNESKTKESQCRVVKHLIEQVEKNVDSVQKKRNEVAFSPNDHQSVETFLQFEKSSLSSPFTQYCRSVLDKADLRGSHKNEKISLPTRDKSKRKRDDSSINVFGHKDVDTVNGSKKRVKR
- the LOC101252877 gene encoding protein REBELOTE isoform X2 — its product is MKCDPSFSKFLEKHKDIEAMQNGVVFSDEDEMSNHGRDSATEDNQGKDEGRVLTVSAISSWCRLIKEEHKEEVFVCLLNAYRAACHYGAESIGLRFQNAETFCSLVMSVLSEADNILRGLLGLSSFSYKKEAVLELKDTPQWVNVKPLIKSYLRSTLSLLDQVTDSEILAFALTRLRDSLPFFDAFPYLLQRLIKTTIHLWATGGGMLSSSSFSILLDVASLFTTDWFDNCLAKAFVAYLAQSRATDIVNNKHLQFLRNSLVDLCSLDVQKSLSKATVSVRQLAKVLQWGLRTKKKEALQRICSWEYANCINLWVGFIARNVRDYDLQAFFFTMVQLINGVVRLFPGPRYFPLRLNCIQWLNDLSNSTGVFIPIASFVLDVLEYKTVGERGKPGPALFFQSVLKLPKSCLKSQTFQDECITSAIEQLSSHFLQWSYHISFPDLATVPLIRLKKFNESKTKESQCRVVKHLIEQVEKNVDSVQKKRNEVAFSPNDHQSVETFLQFEKSSLSSPFTQYCRSVLDKADLRGSHKNEKISLPTRDKSKRKRDDSSINVFGHKDVDTVNGSKKRVKR